Proteins encoded within one genomic window of Microbacterium sp. LKL04:
- the secA gene encoding preprotein translocase subunit SecA, whose amino-acid sequence MANPLEKLLRAGEGRVLRRLQQVVKAVSALEEDYAHLTDEELRGETAELRARHEAGESLDKLMPEAFAAVREAASRTLGQRPYDVQVMGGAALHLGNIAEMKTGEGKTLTAALPAYLNAIAGKGVHVITVNDFLASYQSELMGRVFRALGMTTGTVVSGQNPEVRRQQYEADITYGTNNEFGFDYLRDNMAWRSEDLVQRGHFYCIVDEVDSILIDEARTPLIISGPSSGEANRWFTEFAKIARTLEPGVDFEVDEKKRTIGVLEPGIEKVEDYLGIDNLYESANTPLISFLNNSIKALALFKRDTDYVVMNGEVMIVDEHTGRILVGRRYNEGIHQAIEAKEGVAVKAENQTLATVTLQNYFRLYEKLAGMTGTAETEAAEFMSTYKLGVVPIPTNKPMIRKDQSDLVYKNEQAKFAQVVEDIAERHESGQPVLVGTVSVEKSEYLSRLLAKKGIKHEVLNAKNHAREAEIVARAGRYAAVTVATNMAGRGTDIMLGGNAEFLAVSEMKAKGLDPVETPDEYEAAWEEVYAGVKEKVQEEADRVVEAGGLYVLGTERHESRRIDNQLRGRSGRQGDPGESRFYLSLTDDLMRLFQSGAAEAILARTNFPDDVAIESTMVSRAIKSAQSQVEARNAEIRKNVLKYDDVLNRQREAIYADRRQMLEGDDLSSRVEHFIEDAIAAIIDEHTGSGHNESWDFDAMWTELKTLYPVGVTIDEVVAESGNKGKVTPELLKRELLSDAKIAYRSREETLGEPAMRELERRVVLQVLDRRWRDHLYEMDYLKDGIGLRAMAQRDPLIEYQREGYQMFQSMMAQIKEESVGFLFNLEVEVRQTEGGDIEAKGLDSPDIDAQKLQYTAPNDAGEVEVRNERGQVQQAATSKARQREAEQEAPAEAPRGAFGQQVDAASEPADAGNRAQRRAAGKKK is encoded by the coding sequence GTGGCGAACCCCCTCGAGAAACTGCTTCGTGCCGGTGAAGGCCGCGTCCTGCGCAGGCTGCAGCAGGTCGTGAAGGCCGTGTCGGCGCTCGAAGAGGACTACGCGCACCTCACCGACGAGGAGCTGCGCGGCGAGACGGCCGAGCTCCGCGCACGTCACGAGGCGGGCGAGTCGCTCGACAAGCTGATGCCCGAGGCGTTCGCCGCCGTCCGCGAGGCCGCGAGCCGCACCCTCGGTCAGCGTCCCTACGACGTCCAGGTCATGGGTGGCGCCGCCCTCCACCTCGGCAACATCGCCGAGATGAAGACCGGTGAGGGCAAGACCCTCACCGCGGCCCTGCCGGCATACCTCAACGCCATCGCCGGCAAGGGCGTCCACGTCATCACGGTCAACGACTTCCTCGCCTCGTACCAGTCAGAACTCATGGGCCGTGTCTTCCGTGCACTCGGCATGACGACCGGCACGGTCGTCTCGGGGCAGAACCCCGAGGTTCGGCGCCAGCAGTACGAGGCCGACATCACCTACGGCACGAACAACGAGTTCGGATTCGACTACCTCCGCGACAACATGGCGTGGCGGAGCGAGGACCTCGTCCAGCGCGGCCACTTCTACTGCATCGTCGACGAGGTCGACTCGATCCTCATCGACGAGGCCCGCACCCCGCTCATCATCTCCGGTCCGTCCTCGGGTGAGGCGAACCGCTGGTTCACCGAGTTCGCGAAGATCGCCCGCACCCTCGAGCCCGGAGTCGACTTCGAGGTCGACGAGAAGAAGCGCACGATCGGTGTCCTGGAGCCCGGCATCGAGAAGGTCGAGGACTACCTCGGCATCGACAACCTCTACGAGTCGGCCAACACCCCGCTCATCTCGTTCCTCAACAACTCCATCAAGGCGCTCGCCCTGTTCAAGCGCGACACGGACTACGTCGTCATGAACGGCGAGGTCATGATCGTCGACGAGCACACCGGTCGCATCCTGGTCGGTCGTCGCTACAACGAGGGCATCCACCAGGCCATCGAGGCGAAGGAGGGCGTCGCCGTCAAGGCCGAGAACCAGACCCTCGCAACCGTCACGCTGCAGAACTACTTCCGCCTCTACGAGAAGCTCGCCGGCATGACCGGTACCGCCGAGACCGAGGCGGCCGAGTTCATGTCGACCTACAAGCTCGGCGTGGTTCCCATCCCCACCAACAAGCCGATGATCCGCAAGGACCAGTCCGACCTCGTCTACAAGAACGAGCAGGCGAAGTTCGCGCAGGTGGTCGAGGACATCGCGGAGCGCCATGAGTCCGGACAGCCGGTGCTGGTGGGAACGGTGAGCGTCGAGAAGAGCGAATACCTGTCGCGCCTGCTCGCGAAGAAGGGCATCAAGCACGAGGTCCTCAACGCGAAGAACCACGCGCGCGAGGCCGAGATCGTCGCCCGCGCGGGCCGTTATGCCGCCGTCACCGTCGCGACCAACATGGCCGGTCGTGGAACCGACATCATGCTCGGCGGCAACGCCGAGTTCCTCGCCGTGTCGGAGATGAAGGCCAAGGGGCTGGACCCGGTCGAGACCCCCGACGAGTATGAAGCCGCGTGGGAAGAGGTCTACGCGGGCGTCAAGGAGAAGGTCCAGGAGGAGGCCGATCGCGTCGTCGAGGCAGGCGGGCTCTACGTCCTCGGTACCGAGCGTCACGAGTCGCGTCGCATCGACAACCAGCTGCGCGGTCGCTCCGGCCGTCAGGGCGACCCCGGCGAGAGTCGGTTCTACCTGTCGCTGACGGACGACCTGATGAGGCTGTTCCAGTCGGGCGCTGCCGAGGCGATCCTCGCCCGCACCAACTTCCCCGACGACGTGGCGATCGAGTCGACGATGGTCTCACGGGCCATCAAGAGCGCTCAGTCGCAGGTCGAGGCCCGTAACGCCGAGATCCGCAAGAACGTCCTCAAATACGACGACGTCCTCAACCGCCAGCGCGAGGCGATCTACGCGGACCGTCGCCAGATGCTCGAGGGCGACGACCTCTCGTCGCGCGTCGAGCACTTCATCGAGGACGCCATCGCCGCCATCATCGACGAACACACCGGCTCGGGTCACAACGAGAGCTGGGACTTCGACGCCATGTGGACCGAGCTGAAGACGCTCTACCCCGTGGGCGTGACGATCGACGAGGTCGTCGCCGAGAGCGGCAACAAGGGCAAGGTGACGCCGGAGCTGCTCAAGCGCGAGCTGCTCTCGGACGCGAAGATCGCCTACCGCTCCCGCGAGGAGACGCTCGGCGAGCCGGCCATGCGCGAGCTCGAGCGCCGCGTCGTGCTGCAGGTGCTCGACCGCCGCTGGCGCGATCACCTCTACGAGATGGACTACCTGAAGGACGGCATCGGCCTGCGGGCCATGGCTCAGCGCGACCCGCTCATCGAGTACCAGCGCGAGGGGTACCAGATGTTCCAGTCGATGATGGCGCAGATCAAGGAGGAGTCGGTCGGCTTCCTCTTCAACCTCGAGGTCGAGGTGCGTCAGACCGAGGGCGGCGACATCGAGGCCAAGGGGCTGGACTCGCCCGACATCGACGCGCAGAAGCTTCAGTACACCGCGCCCAACGACGCGGGTGAGGTCGAGGTGCGGAACGAGCGCGGTCAGGTGCAGCAGGCCGCCACCAGCAAGGCGCGTCAGCGCGAGGCCGAGCAGGAGGCGCCCGCCGAGGCACCTCGCGGAGCCTTCGGTCAGCAGGTCGACGCCGCGTCCGAGCCCGCAGATGCGGGCAACCGCGCGCAGCGCCGGGCGGCCGGCAAGAAGAAGTGA
- a CDS encoding serine hydrolase domain-containing protein yields MTALDDAVAVSQGWDVPHASVAVVTADGRTAASAGDQDRVYRLASVTKLLSAYAALVAVEEGALSLDQPAGPPGATVEHLLAHTAGYDFSSTTLRAAPGERRLYSNTGFEVLADLLESETGIAFDAYAQEAVFAPLGMAHTSIGDSAAAGGSSTTADLARFAAELQQPRLLDPATLERATGVSFPGRRGVLPGFGQQPENDWGLGLEIRGTKSPHWTGAHNSPETFGHFGQSGTFLWVDPRAGAALVALTDRPFGPWAAEVWPPFSDGVLEALRTG; encoded by the coding sequence ATGACGGCGCTCGACGACGCCGTCGCGGTCTCACAGGGATGGGATGTCCCGCACGCATCGGTCGCGGTCGTCACCGCCGACGGGCGGACCGCGGCATCCGCCGGCGATCAGGACCGGGTGTACCGGCTCGCCTCGGTGACCAAACTCCTCAGCGCCTACGCCGCTCTCGTCGCCGTCGAGGAGGGCGCACTCTCTCTCGATCAACCCGCCGGCCCGCCGGGAGCGACCGTCGAGCACCTCCTGGCGCACACCGCCGGGTACGACTTCTCGTCGACGACCCTCCGCGCGGCTCCGGGGGAACGCCGCCTGTACTCCAACACGGGCTTCGAGGTCCTCGCGGATCTGCTGGAGTCCGAGACCGGGATCGCCTTCGACGCCTACGCCCAGGAGGCGGTCTTCGCGCCACTCGGAATGGCCCACACGTCGATCGGCGACTCGGCTGCGGCAGGCGGATCGTCCACGACCGCCGACCTGGCGCGATTCGCCGCGGAGCTGCAGCAGCCGCGTCTGCTGGACCCCGCGACGCTCGAGCGCGCGACCGGGGTGTCGTTCCCCGGGCGCCGCGGCGTCCTCCCGGGTTTCGGCCAGCAGCCCGAGAACGACTGGGGCCTCGGACTGGAGATCCGTGGAACGAAGAGTCCGCACTGGACGGGCGCGCACAACTCCCCCGAGACCTTCGGACACTTCGGCCAGTCCGGCACGTTCCTGTGGGTGGATCCTCGAGCGGGTGCCGCGCTCGTCGCGCTGACGGACCGCCCCTTCGGCCCGTGGGCCGCCGAGGTCTGGCCCCCGTTCAGCGACGGGGTGCTCGAGGCTCTCCGGACAGGCTGA
- the hpf gene encoding ribosome hibernation-promoting factor, HPF/YfiA family, producing MEISIVGVGVSVSDRFRSVVEEKSARIEHLAPRAQRLDIKVTHRAYHNGGREDETVEVTLTGKGPVVRAEAVDGDKFAALDLAMTKLGEQIRRAKEKRVDLRNHPRGAKLEKGTGTLQGIDVQPASVDVIRAVATGEVPIITGAEDEEDYTPVVIRTKRFDPEWMTVEDAVDRMELVGHDFFLFIDARTDQPSVVYRRKGWDYGVISLTTTAAPAELAS from the coding sequence ATGGAGATCAGTATCGTCGGCGTGGGAGTGAGCGTCAGCGACCGATTCCGCTCCGTTGTCGAGGAGAAGTCCGCCCGCATCGAGCACCTCGCCCCCCGGGCGCAGCGGCTCGACATCAAGGTCACGCACCGCGCCTATCACAACGGGGGCCGCGAGGATGAGACCGTCGAGGTCACCCTCACGGGCAAGGGACCCGTCGTGCGCGCAGAGGCGGTGGACGGCGACAAGTTCGCCGCTCTCGATCTCGCCATGACCAAGCTCGGCGAGCAGATCCGCCGGGCGAAGGAGAAGCGCGTGGACCTCCGCAACCACCCCCGCGGCGCGAAGCTCGAGAAGGGCACCGGGACGCTCCAGGGCATCGACGTGCAGCCCGCCTCGGTCGACGTCATCCGCGCTGTGGCGACGGGTGAAGTGCCGATCATCACGGGAGCCGAGGACGAAGAGGACTACACGCCCGTCGTCATCCGCACCAAGCGGTTCGACCCAGAATGGATGACGGTGGAAGACGCTGTGGACCGCATGGAACTGGTCGGCCACGACTTCTTCCTCTTCATCGACGCCCGCACCGACCAGCCGAGCGTCGTGTACCGGCGCAAGGGCTGGGACTACGGTGTCATCTCCCTGACCACCACGGCCGCACCGGCGGAGCTCGCCTCCTGA
- a CDS encoding ComF family protein, with protein MPHPTEPRAPSRVRRAVAEALAVVFPVVCAGCDLNDVDLCERCVAELRPDPRARRLAGGLEVRSALVFDAVAARVIRAFKEEGRTALAAPLGRALREAWPSGWDAVPVPIPASRSSMRRRGYAPVVLACRRAGWRPFALLRVVRPTADQRLLGRRERAANLAGVMRVRPRAAARLAGRCVVLVDDVVTTGATLAEAARALAEAGVHVTGAVAIASTPLRGSSRG; from the coding sequence ATGCCGCACCCCACGGAACCCCGCGCCCCGTCACGCGTGCGCCGCGCGGTCGCAGAAGCCCTCGCCGTCGTGTTCCCCGTCGTGTGCGCGGGGTGCGACCTGAACGACGTCGATCTGTGCGAACGCTGCGTCGCGGAGCTTCGCCCCGATCCTCGTGCCCGGCGTCTTGCCGGTGGGCTGGAGGTGCGCAGCGCCCTGGTCTTCGACGCCGTGGCGGCCCGCGTCATCCGTGCGTTCAAGGAGGAGGGGCGGACTGCGCTCGCCGCGCCGCTCGGCAGGGCGCTCCGCGAGGCCTGGCCGTCCGGGTGGGACGCCGTTCCCGTGCCGATCCCCGCGAGCCGCTCGTCGATGAGGCGCCGAGGGTATGCACCCGTCGTCCTCGCGTGCCGGCGCGCGGGCTGGCGACCGTTCGCGCTGCTGCGTGTCGTGCGCCCGACCGCCGACCAGCGCCTCCTCGGCCGCCGGGAGCGCGCCGCGAATCTCGCCGGCGTGATGAGGGTGCGGCCACGTGCGGCGGCGAGACTCGCCGGACGGTGCGTCGTCCTCGTCGACGACGTGGTCACGACGGGAGCCACTCTGGCCGAGGCCGCGCGAGCGCTGGCCGAGGCGGGAGTCCATGTCACGGGCGCCGTCGCGATCGCCTCTACGCCGCTGCGCGGATCCTCGCGCGGCTGA
- a CDS encoding LpqB family beta-propeller domain-containing protein: MTVRRAVSTVIALALALILTACAGLPTGGSVHVGKAIDEVEGPPDFSYVPNSPVRDATPQQIVEGFIAAGSGPRGNWKVAQEFLTTTFRQKWQPQAGVTVYAPGESSISSPAENELVFSVEPVATVDATGSYRPADPGRIPFTFSLVQERGQWRIAQAPDGIVLDANRFGSVFQSYDLSYFDRGWRTLIPDVRWFPSTNPATRITAALVSGSPSPWMAESVRSAFTGEVTLTQPSVPVQSGIAQISFDPSIRDLNRETLARMKTQLEASLAGAGILDVQMLVGDEPLDVTARTTRSTAVDARPLVLRDGAFGFLSGNDVEEVPGLGDALDEADPESVETDAARTTAAVRTGSGAILRVSSDGQRTEVDTRAGMTAPTVDTFGYIWTVPEDQPGEVVAYAPDGTARKIPAGWVGATEVAAMRVSRDGARVAALVRSGGQWAVWVAGIIRDESGSVPTSLGQPLPVATLGGRGVDLSWIDGATIAVVYVDGQQRVVREQTVGGQGTEVRGPDGVVAVAGGNQSGSVFLLTDDGSLYAQRGSWQILASDVSVLADQQGLPG; encoded by the coding sequence ATGACCGTCCGTCGCGCCGTCAGTACGGTGATCGCGCTCGCCCTCGCCCTCATCCTGACGGCCTGCGCGGGTCTGCCCACCGGCGGATCCGTCCACGTCGGCAAGGCGATCGACGAGGTCGAGGGACCGCCGGACTTCTCCTACGTCCCCAACAGCCCCGTGAGGGATGCCACCCCGCAGCAGATCGTCGAGGGGTTCATCGCCGCCGGTTCCGGGCCGCGCGGCAACTGGAAGGTGGCGCAGGAGTTCCTCACGACCACCTTCCGTCAGAAGTGGCAGCCGCAGGCGGGTGTCACCGTCTACGCGCCCGGTGAGAGCTCGATCTCGTCGCCCGCCGAGAACGAGCTCGTGTTCAGCGTCGAACCCGTTGCGACCGTCGACGCGACCGGTTCCTACCGGCCGGCCGACCCCGGCCGCATCCCCTTCACCTTCTCCCTCGTGCAGGAACGCGGTCAGTGGCGCATCGCACAGGCGCCCGACGGCATCGTCCTCGACGCCAACCGATTCGGCTCGGTCTTCCAGAGCTACGACCTCTCCTACTTCGACCGGGGGTGGCGGACCCTCATCCCGGATGTGCGGTGGTTCCCCTCGACCAACCCCGCCACGCGGATCACCGCGGCCCTCGTCTCGGGGTCGCCGAGTCCCTGGATGGCGGAATCGGTCCGGTCGGCGTTCACGGGCGAGGTGACGCTCACCCAACCCTCCGTTCCGGTGCAGTCCGGCATCGCGCAGATCTCCTTCGATCCGTCGATCCGCGATCTCAACCGCGAAACCCTGGCGCGCATGAAGACCCAGCTCGAGGCGAGCCTCGCCGGGGCGGGCATCCTCGATGTGCAGATGCTCGTCGGCGACGAGCCCCTCGACGTCACGGCGCGCACCACGAGGTCGACGGCGGTCGATGCGCGCCCGCTCGTCCTCCGGGACGGCGCATTCGGCTTCCTCTCCGGAAACGACGTCGAGGAGGTGCCGGGGCTCGGCGACGCGTTGGACGAGGCGGATCCCGAGTCGGTGGAGACGGACGCCGCGCGTACGACGGCGGCGGTCCGCACCGGGAGCGGCGCGATCCTCCGCGTGTCCTCCGACGGGCAGCGGACCGAGGTGGACACCCGCGCGGGGATGACGGCGCCGACGGTCGACACGTTCGGGTACATCTGGACGGTGCCGGAGGACCAGCCCGGTGAGGTCGTCGCCTACGCCCCGGACGGTACCGCGCGGAAGATCCCGGCCGGGTGGGTCGGCGCGACGGAGGTCGCGGCGATGCGGGTCTCCCGCGACGGCGCCCGCGTGGCCGCGCTGGTGCGGTCCGGCGGACAGTGGGCCGTCTGGGTGGCGGGGATCATCCGCGACGAGAGCGGTTCCGTCCCCACCTCCCTCGGGCAACCGCTCCCGGTGGCGACCCTCGGCGGCAGGGGGGTCGACCTGTCGTGGATCGACGGGGCGACCATCGCCGTCGTGTACGTCGACGGGCAGCAGCGGGTCGTCCGCGAGCAGACGGTCGGCGGCCAGGGGACCGAGGTCCGCGGCCCCGACGGCGTCGTCGCGGTCGCGGGCGGCAACCAGAGCGGCAGCGTCTTCCTGCTGACCGACGACGGCAGCCTCTACGCGCAGCGCGGCTCCTGGCAGATCCTCGCGTCGGACGTCAGCGTTCTGGCGGATCAGCAGGGACTGCCCGGCTGA
- the mtrB gene encoding MtrAB system histidine kinase MtrB has protein sequence MSVTARTGTHTVVPVWRDWRSWQRRIRFLWRRSLRFRTLVVTLTLTALTIVVALVWMSLAILTDLYESRAEQVQDAAQRATQAAQSTFDAAVVDSDQVALQVLMDEVRREILSRQAGTTMLAVFRIDDEPSAIAPQNFEAGGLEESMIRPELRESVRLSADRQWWQSIGLPEADGGETPGIIVGQQLIVPEAGAYEVYFAYDLGSEAQTLQFVQVTLWVVGAALLVLIGGISLFVLRSVTVPIAQAAETSAKLAAGDLAVRLPVRGEDEFATLGRSFNAMADSIEGQIKELAELSLVQQRFVSDVSHELRTPLTTIRLAADMINDQREEFDPSTARAAELLHAQVQRFEVLLGDLLEISRYDAGSVQLELEATSLAHLAEDTIESMAQLAEQHGSDVRLVAPGGYSPVEMDPRRIRRIVRNLLGNAIEHGEGRPIVVTVDSDQRAVALGVRDFGLGMSDADTERVFDRFWRADPSRRRTIGGTGLGLSFSLGDARLHGGTLEVWSELGGGSHFVLTLPRRPGEHLTGGSPIELDPRDDAALGELGLTQPITLPQREERP, from the coding sequence GTGTCGGTGACGGCTCGCACCGGTACGCACACCGTCGTCCCGGTCTGGCGCGATTGGCGGTCCTGGCAGCGACGCATCCGGTTCCTGTGGCGACGGTCCCTGCGCTTCCGGACGCTGGTCGTCACGCTGACCCTCACCGCGCTGACGATCGTCGTGGCGCTCGTCTGGATGTCGCTCGCGATCCTCACGGACCTGTACGAATCCCGCGCCGAGCAGGTGCAGGATGCCGCGCAGCGCGCCACGCAGGCCGCGCAGAGCACGTTCGACGCGGCCGTCGTCGACAGCGACCAGGTTGCGCTCCAGGTCCTCATGGACGAGGTGAGGCGGGAGATCCTGTCGCGCCAGGCGGGGACCACGATGCTCGCGGTGTTCCGCATCGACGACGAGCCGTCGGCGATCGCCCCGCAGAACTTCGAGGCCGGCGGACTCGAGGAGTCGATGATCCGCCCGGAGCTCCGCGAAAGCGTGCGGCTGTCGGCGGACCGGCAGTGGTGGCAGTCCATCGGGCTGCCCGAGGCCGATGGCGGCGAGACCCCCGGCATCATCGTCGGTCAGCAGCTGATCGTGCCCGAGGCCGGTGCCTACGAGGTCTACTTCGCCTACGACCTGGGGTCGGAGGCGCAGACGCTGCAGTTCGTGCAGGTGACCCTCTGGGTGGTCGGCGCAGCCCTCCTCGTCCTCATCGGCGGGATCTCGCTGTTCGTCCTGAGGTCGGTGACGGTGCCCATCGCCCAGGCGGCCGAGACGAGCGCCAAGCTCGCCGCCGGCGATCTGGCCGTGCGCCTCCCCGTCCGAGGCGAGGACGAGTTCGCGACCCTGGGCCGGTCCTTCAACGCGATGGCCGACAGCATCGAGGGGCAGATCAAGGAGCTCGCGGAGCTGTCCCTCGTGCAGCAGCGTTTCGTCTCGGATGTCTCGCACGAGCTCCGCACACCTCTCACGACGATCCGCCTCGCGGCCGACATGATCAACGACCAGCGCGAGGAGTTCGACCCCTCGACCGCGCGCGCCGCTGAGCTGCTGCATGCGCAGGTGCAGCGGTTCGAGGTGCTCCTCGGCGACCTGCTCGAGATCAGCCGTTACGACGCGGGCTCGGTTCAGCTGGAGCTCGAGGCGACGAGCCTCGCCCACCTGGCCGAGGACACGATCGAGTCGATGGCCCAGCTCGCGGAGCAGCATGGCAGTGACGTACGGCTGGTGGCCCCCGGCGGCTACTCGCCGGTGGAGATGGATCCTCGCCGCATCCGCCGTATCGTCCGGAACCTGCTCGGCAACGCGATCGAACACGGCGAGGGCCGTCCGATCGTCGTGACCGTCGACAGCGATCAGCGCGCCGTCGCTCTGGGGGTCCGGGACTTCGGCCTGGGCATGAGCGACGCGGACACCGAGCGGGTGTTCGACCGGTTCTGGCGCGCGGACCCGTCGCGGCGTCGGACGATCGGCGGCACGGGCCTCGGGCTCTCGTTCTCCCTCGGAGACGCGCGCTTGCACGGCGGTACCCTCGAGGTCTGGTCGGAGCTCGGCGGCGGAAGCCACTTCGTGCTGACCCTTCCCCGCAGGCCGGGGGAGCACCTCACCGGGGGATCGCCCATCGAGCTCGACCCGCGAGACGACGCTGCGCTCGGGGAACTCGGGCTCACCCAGCCGATCACCCTGCCGCAGCGGGAGGAGAGACCATGA
- the mtrA gene encoding MtrAB system response regulator MtrA, with protein sequence MTSRILVVDDDTALAEMIGIVLRTEGFDVAFCADGAAAVDAWREERPDLILLDLMLPGMDGIEVCTRVRAESGIPIIMLTARTDTADVVRGLESGADDYIVKPFNPKELVARIRTRLRPTADAQTENLRIGDLTVDVAAHEVRRAEGVIALTPLEFELLVALASKPQQVFTREMLLEQVWGYHYKADTRLVNVHVQRLRAKVERDPDNPQIVTTVRGVGYRAGAAV encoded by the coding sequence ATGACATCGCGCATCCTGGTTGTCGACGACGACACCGCTCTCGCAGAGATGATCGGCATCGTGCTGCGCACGGAAGGCTTCGACGTGGCCTTCTGCGCCGACGGTGCGGCCGCCGTCGACGCGTGGCGTGAAGAGCGTCCCGACCTGATCCTGCTCGACCTGATGCTGCCCGGCATGGACGGCATCGAGGTGTGCACCCGGGTGCGTGCCGAGTCCGGCATCCCGATCATCATGCTCACGGCCCGCACCGATACCGCCGACGTCGTCCGGGGCCTCGAATCGGGCGCCGACGACTACATCGTCAAGCCCTTCAACCCGAAGGAGCTCGTCGCCCGCATCCGCACCCGGTTGCGGCCGACCGCCGACGCGCAGACCGAGAACCTGCGGATCGGCGACCTGACGGTCGACGTCGCCGCGCACGAGGTCCGTCGGGCGGAGGGGGTCATCGCGCTCACTCCGCTGGAATTCGAGCTCCTCGTCGCACTCGCCTCGAAGCCCCAGCAGGTCTTCACCCGCGAGATGCTCCTCGAGCAGGTCTGGGGCTATCACTACAAGGCCGACACGCGGCTCGTGAACGTCCACGTGCAGCGGCTGCGCGCGAAGGTGGAGCGCGACCCCGACAACCCGCAGATCGTGACGACCGTGCGCGGCGTGGGCTACCGCGCCGGCGCCGCCGTGTGA